One Plasmodium cynomolgi strain B DNA, chromosome 12, whole genome shotgun sequence genomic region harbors:
- a CDS encoding protein serine/threonine phosphatase (putative) has translation MNNGSFKETNICRKEKQKGEIPAPRFGHTATYLGNNKVAVFGGAIGDAGKYNITDDIYIYDLSQNKWKKIVTENTPSARAAHAAACVDEQQLVIYGGATGGGSLSLDDLYILDLRKEQRYSWMTVPTKGVTPGRRYGHVMVFNKPNLIVIGGNNGQHTLNDVWFMHVELPPFEWVQVIISNNCKAPPPRVYHSADMCKEGPATGMIVIFGGRSAENKSLDDTWGLRQHRDGRWDWVEAPIKKGVPPEARYQHTAVFIGSKMFILGGRNDNGCAIPLSTALYNTETIEWVTLPAISKFRHTSWMHKHTIYTFGGFTHQTQQFPTNELECLDCCILVNATTGLDSDKRKSLKQSSLKQKHLGSEMRSVSSFNLNSQDVINPHQPSALASSQYAGSKQIYEMKNSAIAGNVQSAHDAQNAQDAQNAQNAPQRNMFDSPSSSLFRLSSRPMSNKIRLAAHAHAVQETGSDFALLVRKISIDKLEEEGRKINNGVLCTPVNYISEFKNTVYDKIITTLLNPNITQFEIQYHHNAETIFIIPWANISILCSIVMEIFKQEDMILKLRAPLKIYGDIHGQYYDLMRLFQLYKCPVEEDLGEKLNAIGDIDSNDYLFLGDYVDRGSNSLEVICLLFALKCKYPKQIHLIRGNHEDMAINSLYGFQEECKRRLKEDISDKSSCWVQINQVFEWLPIGAIVEEKILCVHGGIGKTINTISDISQLRRPLVVSQVPQNLNEQKVTDLLWSDPTDNDSILGTIPNDIRDPDGTGHIVKYGPDRVHKFLEDNDLQLIIRAHECVMDGFERFAGGKLITLFSATNYCNSHKNAGALLFIRRDLTVIPKLIYPAKDEIRFFNTWDTKMTELRPPTPPRNQPKMRELNFGAP, from the exons aaaaacaaaagggagaaattcCAGCGCCTCGATTTGGACACACGGCTACCTACCtaggaaacaacaaagtgGCAGTATTTGGTGGGGCGATAGGCGACGCAGGGAAGTATAACATAACAGATGACATCTACATATATGATTTATCtcaaaacaaatggaaaaaaatagtaacgGAAAACACCCCATCGGCGAGGGCGGCACATGCAGCTGCTTGTGTTGATGAGCAGCAGTTAGTTATATATGGGGGTGCAACAGGAGGAGGGTCCCTTTCCTTGGACGATTTGTACATACTAGATTTACGAAAGGAACAACGATATTCTTGGATGACGGTACCTACCAAAGGAGTAACCCCAGGGAGAAGATATGGACATGTAATGGTATTTAATAAACCCAATTTAATTGTAATTGGTGGGAATAATGGTCAGCATACGTTAAATGATGTTTGGTTTATGCATGTAGAACTTCCTCCATTTGAATGGGTTCAAGTAATTATTTCCAATAATTGCAAGGCCCCCCCTCCAAGAGTGTACCACTCAGCTGACATGTGCAAAGAAGGACCTGCGACAGGGATGATTGTTATATTTGGTGGAAGGAGTGCAGAAAATAAATCGTTGGATGACACATGGGGGTTGAGACAGCACAGAGATGGAAGGTGGGATTGGGTGGAAGCtcccataaaaaagggagtacCTCCTGAAGCGCGTTATCAACATACTGCCGTTTTTATAGGCTccaaaatgtttattttagGGGGTCGAAATGATAACGGGTGTGCCATCCCTTTGTCCACAGCGCTTTACAATACGGAGACAATTGAGTGGGTAACCTTGCCAGCCATTTCGAAATTTAGACACACCTCGTGGATGCACAAGCACACGATATACACCTTTGGTGGGTTCACTCACCAGACGCAGCAATTCCCAACGAACGAGTTGGAATGCCTGGACTGTTGCATCCTGGTGAATGCGACCACCGGTTTGGATTCGGATAAGAGGAAGTCCCTAAAGCAGTCTTCCCTGAAGCAGAAGCATCTAGGCAGCGAAATGCGAAGCGTCAGTTCGTTCAACCTGAACAGCCAAGACGTTATCAACCCGCATCAGCCTAGTGCACTCGCAAGCAGCCAATACGCAGGGTCCAAACAAATAtacgaaatgaagaataGCGCCATCGCAGGGAATGTACAAAGCGCACATGATGCTCAGAATGCACAGGACGCACAAAACGCACAAAACGCACCGCAGAGGAACATGTTCGACTCGCCAAGCTCGTCGCTCTTCCGGCTGTCTAGTAGACCCATGTCGAATAAAATAAGGCTAGCGGCACATGCACACGCAGTGCAAGAAACGGGGAGCGATTTCGCATTGTTGGTTAGAAAAATATCGATTGACAAattagaagaagaaggaagaaaaataaataacggCGTCTTATGCACACCAGTTAACTACATTAGtgaatttaaaaacacaGTATATGATAAAATCATTACGACGTTGCTCAATCCAAATATAACCCAATTCGAAATTCAGTACCATCATAATGCAGAGAcgatttttataattccCTGGGCTAACATCTCCATCCTATGTTCCATTGTAATGGAAATTTTCAAGCAAGAAGATatgatattaaaattaagagcacccttaaaaatatatggagATATACATGGGCAGTATTATGACCTCATGAGATTATTTCAGTTGTATAAATGTCCAGTAGAAGAAGACTTAGGTGAGAAATTAAATGCTATTGGTGATATCGATTCAaatgattatttatttttaggtGATTATGTGGACAGAGGTTCCAACAGCTTAGAAGTCATTTGCTTACTTTTCGccttaaaatgtaaatatcCCAAGCAGATCCATTTGATAAGGGGGAATCACGAAGATATGGCCATTAACAGTTTGTATGGATTTCAGGAGGAATGTAAAAGGAGGTTAAAGGAAGACATAAGTGATAAGTCTTCCTGCTGGGTTCAAATAAATCAAGTTTTTGAGTGGCTACCTATAGGGGCTATTGTAGAGGAGAAGATTTTATGTGTTCATGGAGGGATAGGGAAAACTATTAATACCATTTCGGACATATCTCAATTGAGGAGACCATTGGTTGTTTCTCAAGTTCCACAAAATTTGAATGAACAGAAGGTTACCGATTTGCTTTGGTCTGATCCTACGGACAATGATTCCATTTTGGGAACCATCCCGAATGATATAAGAGACCCTGATGGTACTGGTCATATTGTTAAGTATGGGCCTGACCGGGTTCACAAATTTTTAGAGGACAACGATCTGCAGTTGATTATACGAGCCCATGAATGTGTCATGGATGGGTTTGAGAGATTCGCGGGGGGTAAACTGATAACCCTTTTTTCGGCTACCAATTATTGTAACTCGCACAAGAACGCGGGGGCGTTGCTCTTCATCCGTAGGGACCTCACCGTCATTCCGAAACTGATATACCCGGCCAAGGACGAAATTCGCTTCTTCAACACGTG gGACACCAAAATGACCGAGCTGAGACCTCCGACACCACCAAGAAATCAACCCAAGATGAGGGAACTGAACTTTGGAGCCccgtag